One Nitrospina watsonii DNA segment encodes these proteins:
- a CDS encoding ATP-binding protein, producing MNVASAPSAKKRTRVHSGLKTKLIGMVIGVGTIPLVLAMMWSFFQGNESLTQVIGSSFQALAYETSTKIDLLLKDEFQKMRHWSSHPTLIINVKEQNKATSPGPADSLKSLIEPPPTYEEILENGASRVLKNFLRDDLSSVDSTEALFVTDASGNLVATINDYPDRDNRERASWRGVMEQGLSRVLSGLIFDKKLNNYLFEIAVPIRTRDQTRMGVLHRLYSAKTFYSPSIENILFGQTGHVMLINSNGVVLDCPILPTGHQLTEPDLVQSVTGPVANWVETQSDGHGSDRLSIIGYSPLAATNQIVVNSGSPRLYTFAWQSSEELFAPTRKLRIWMAAAGFVSILLIAAMGSIGANRIVRPIRELQKTAESIGRGEAVKPLNIKTGDEIELLADEINTMNALLRKTFTGLEQQVEAKSREVIYLREYTESILMSVPESILIFDANLQIEYANPAFEKIAGLKHADYVGKRLQDVPMKQHEEWTFLAMELTSYSTGQPPTLHQTQRDAYRAKDPLAPATAHQKEWQPTIKLGDLFFAYQFFEMKFKEKEGRRIGLIMKNITEEKKLLDQLTQADKLSGLGTLTAGIAHEMNNPLYSIMGYTEAILDNSSEPKIKSYAQKVLDRSRHMSNVILNMSGYARTSEKDEDQVVDLNERIEAALDIALLASYSDDIALEKHYGELPKLNAKPEEIQQVFLNIVRNAVQAMEGKGTLTLKTFLQNDNIMISVRDTGPGIAEEHLTRIFDPFFTTKEQGSGTGLGLNIVHKVVEKYGGRIDVKSQPGKGTTFIITLPTASSQVDATASPPQSEPHA from the coding sequence ATGAATGTTGCCAGCGCACCATCGGCCAAAAAACGCACCCGGGTGCATTCCGGCCTGAAGACAAAACTGATCGGCATGGTCATCGGTGTCGGGACGATTCCGCTGGTGCTGGCGATGATGTGGTCGTTTTTCCAGGGCAACGAATCGCTGACGCAGGTCATCGGCTCCAGCTTCCAAGCGTTGGCCTACGAAACCTCGACCAAGATCGACCTGCTGCTCAAAGACGAATTCCAGAAAATGCGGCACTGGTCCTCACACCCCACCTTGATCATCAACGTCAAGGAACAGAACAAGGCCACCTCGCCCGGACCCGCCGATTCTCTGAAGAGTCTGATCGAGCCGCCTCCCACCTACGAAGAGATTCTTGAAAACGGGGCCAGCCGCGTTTTGAAAAATTTCCTGCGCGACGACCTGAGTTCGGTCGATTCGACGGAAGCCCTGTTCGTGACCGATGCCTCCGGCAACCTGGTCGCCACCATCAACGATTACCCGGACCGCGACAACCGCGAGCGCGCCTCCTGGAGAGGCGTGATGGAACAGGGTCTGTCCCGTGTGCTGAGCGGACTGATTTTCGACAAGAAGCTCAACAACTACCTGTTCGAAATCGCCGTTCCCATCCGCACCCGCGACCAAACCCGTATGGGGGTTTTGCACCGGTTGTACTCGGCCAAAACTTTCTATTCTCCTTCCATTGAAAACATCCTGTTCGGTCAGACCGGGCACGTGATGCTGATCAATTCCAACGGCGTGGTGCTGGATTGCCCGATCCTGCCCACCGGCCATCAGTTGACCGAACCCGATCTGGTACAGAGTGTGACGGGCCCCGTAGCCAACTGGGTGGAAACCCAGAGCGATGGCCACGGCAGCGACCGGCTGTCCATCATCGGTTACTCCCCCCTTGCGGCCACCAACCAGATCGTGGTCAACAGCGGAAGCCCGCGGCTTTATACCTTCGCTTGGCAGTCATCGGAAGAACTGTTCGCCCCCACCCGGAAGTTGCGCATCTGGATGGCGGCGGCAGGCTTCGTATCCATCCTGCTGATTGCGGCCATGGGATCGATCGGCGCCAACCGCATCGTGCGTCCCATCCGCGAACTTCAGAAAACGGCGGAATCCATCGGTCGCGGCGAAGCGGTGAAACCGTTGAATATCAAGACCGGTGATGAAATCGAACTGCTCGCGGATGAAATCAACACCATGAATGCGTTGCTGCGTAAGACGTTTACCGGACTCGAACAGCAGGTGGAGGCCAAGAGCCGGGAAGTGATCTACCTGCGGGAATACACCGAAAGCATCCTGATGAGCGTGCCGGAATCCATTCTGATCTTCGACGCCAACCTGCAAATCGAGTACGCCAACCCTGCGTTTGAAAAAATCGCGGGTCTCAAGCACGCGGACTATGTCGGCAAACGTTTGCAGGATGTGCCGATGAAACAACACGAGGAGTGGACATTCCTGGCGATGGAGCTGACCAGTTACAGCACCGGGCAACCTCCCACACTGCACCAGACGCAACGCGACGCCTACCGCGCCAAGGACCCACTGGCACCCGCCACCGCTCATCAGAAGGAATGGCAACCGACGATCAAGCTGGGTGACCTGTTTTTTGCCTACCAGTTTTTTGAAATGAAATTCAAGGAAAAGGAAGGACGGCGCATCGGCCTCATCATGAAAAACATCACAGAGGAAAAGAAACTGCTCGACCAGTTGACTCAGGCGGACAAGTTATCAGGCCTGGGCACGCTCACCGCTGGCATCGCCCACGAGATGAACAACCCGCTGTATTCCATCATGGGCTACACCGAGGCCATTCTCGACAACTCCAGCGAGCCGAAAATCAAATCCTACGCGCAGAAGGTGCTGGACCGCTCCCGGCATATGTCCAACGTGATCCTCAACATGTCCGGTTACGCACGCACCAGTGAAAAGGATGAGGACCAGGTGGTGGACCTCAACGAGCGCATTGAAGCCGCCCTCGATATCGCGCTGCTCGCATCGTACTCGGATGACATTGCACTGGAAAAGCACTACGGGGAGTTGCCGAAATTGAACGCCAAGCCGGAAGAAATTCAACAGGTGTTTCTCAATATCGTGCGCAACGCCGTGCAGGCCATGGAAGGCAAAGGCACACTCACGCTGAAAACCTTCCTGCAGAACGACAACATCATGATCTCCGTCCGCGACACCGGCCCCGGCATTGCCGAAGAGCACCTGACCCGCATATTCGATCCCTTTTTCACCACCAAGGAGCAGGGGTCCGGCACCGGGTTGGGGCTCAACATCGTTCACAAAGTGGTGGAAAAATACGGCGGCCGCATCGATGTGAAATCGCAGCCCGGTAAAGGCACCACCTTCATCATCACCCTGCCCACAGCTTCGTCACAGGTGGACGCCACAGCATCACCGCCGCAGAGCGAGCCGCATGCCTGA
- a CDS encoding response regulator, translated as MVTGKVLVIDDEQDVRDVIRLQLEQHGLHVLEAENGEEAIKILHSENNLVNIGVILCDIRMPKINGIEAIDYLKKNAPGIPVVVITGYPDTELAVGLLKKGVKDYLVKPVEKEKLFQVVDDIIAAGKDFDF; from the coding sequence ATGGTTACCGGAAAAGTTTTGGTCATTGATGACGAACAGGATGTCCGGGATGTCATTCGTTTGCAACTGGAACAGCACGGGCTGCATGTGCTGGAAGCGGAAAATGGAGAAGAAGCGATCAAGATTCTCCATTCTGAAAACAACCTGGTGAATATCGGGGTGATTCTGTGTGACATTCGCATGCCCAAAATCAACGGCATCGAAGCGATCGATTACCTCAAGAAGAACGCGCCAGGCATTCCCGTCGTGGTGATCACCGGTTATCCGGATACAGAGTTGGCCGTTGGTTTGTTGAAGAAGGGGGTCAAGGACTATCTGGTGAAACCTGTTGAGAAAGAGAAGCTGTTTCAGGTGGTGGATGATATCATCGCCGCCGGTAAGGATTTTGACTTCTGA
- a CDS encoding YggS family pyridoxal phosphate-dependent enzyme: MSTLSDNLESICQRIRNAALKAGRDPESVRLVAVSKTVPEDRIQEAQAAGVHVFGENKVQEALRKIEQLGHDGYGWHFIGHLQKNKVKYVSGQFERVHSVDSAGLAEKLSAQSQEQGVVTAVLVQVNVSGEASKFGVEPDALEDLLMKAGHLPGIAVKGLMTIPPFSENAEASRKYFAALRAMRDRLQARNLPGISLDELSMGMSHDFEIAIEEGATWVRVGTALFGQRVQ, from the coding sequence ATGAGCACCCTCTCGGACAACCTGGAATCGATTTGCCAGCGCATACGCAATGCAGCCCTCAAGGCGGGGCGCGATCCGGAGTCGGTGCGTCTGGTGGCGGTCAGTAAAACGGTGCCGGAAGACCGCATCCAGGAGGCGCAAGCGGCGGGGGTTCACGTGTTCGGCGAGAACAAGGTGCAGGAAGCGCTGCGTAAAATCGAGCAGCTTGGGCACGATGGTTACGGCTGGCATTTCATCGGACATTTGCAGAAAAATAAAGTAAAGTATGTATCCGGTCAGTTCGAACGGGTGCACTCGGTGGACAGTGCGGGCCTTGCCGAAAAGTTGAGCGCACAGAGCCAGGAGCAGGGCGTGGTCACGGCCGTTCTGGTTCAGGTGAACGTTTCCGGAGAAGCGTCCAAATTCGGCGTCGAGCCGGATGCCCTGGAAGACCTTCTGATGAAGGCCGGGCATTTACCGGGGATCGCAGTAAAAGGCTTGATGACGATTCCGCCGTTCAGTGAGAATGCGGAAGCGTCGCGCAAATACTTTGCCGCCCTGCGCGCGATGCGCGACCGCTTGCAGGCCAGGAACCTTCCCGGTATTTCGCTGGACGAGTTGTCGATGGGCATGTCCCACGATTTCGAAATCGCCATCGAAGAAGGCGCGACCTGGGTGCGTGTCGGCACAGCCCTGTTCGGCCAACGCGTCCAATAA
- the proC gene encoding pyrroline-5-carboxylate reductase: protein MLTHKRIGFIGGGNMAEAMIKGLLSASFIEAKNIIASDVVAERLEYLKHEFKIKTTTDNHELVQKSDIVILAVKPQAMKAVCTSIHEVVDEKKLVISVAAGVPIHTIESLLNPEADKKVGVVRTMPNTPALVQSGVTALSASDHVSKTDLKVAHRIFEAVGRTVDVPEAQLDAVTGLSGSGPAYIFMIIEALSDAGVKMGLSRDVSNILTLQTVLGSAKLAQDSGRHPGQLKDMVCSPGGTTISGLHTLEKGGLRTTLINAVEAATQRSIELGQNAEKNNSQNGNDSQ from the coding sequence GTGCTGACCCACAAACGCATTGGATTCATCGGCGGCGGCAACATGGCGGAGGCCATGATCAAGGGACTGCTGTCCGCGTCGTTCATCGAAGCGAAGAACATCATCGCCTCGGACGTGGTCGCCGAACGTCTGGAATACCTGAAGCATGAATTCAAGATCAAGACCACCACGGACAATCATGAACTGGTGCAGAAAAGCGACATCGTCATCCTGGCGGTCAAGCCGCAGGCGATGAAAGCCGTGTGCACCTCCATCCACGAAGTGGTGGATGAAAAAAAACTGGTGATCTCCGTTGCGGCGGGCGTGCCCATCCACACCATCGAGTCGTTGTTGAATCCGGAGGCCGACAAGAAGGTGGGCGTGGTGCGCACCATGCCCAACACCCCGGCCTTGGTGCAGTCCGGCGTCACCGCGCTGTCCGCCAGCGATCATGTGAGCAAAACCGATCTCAAGGTGGCGCACCGCATCTTTGAAGCCGTCGGCCGCACGGTGGATGTGCCGGAAGCGCAGCTCGACGCGGTGACGGGGTTGAGCGGCAGCGGACCGGCGTACATTTTCATGATCATCGAAGCCTTGTCGGATGCCGGCGTCAAGATGGGATTGTCGCGCGACGTGTCGAACATCCTCACCCTGCAGACGGTGCTGGGTTCGGCCAAACTGGCGCAGGACAGCGGACGCCATCCGGGGCAATTGAAGGACATGGTGTGTTCGCCCGGCGGCACCACCATCTCCGGCCTGCACACGCTGGAAAAAGGCGGACTGCGCACCACTCTGATCAATGCGGTGGAAGCGGCGACACAGCGGTCGATCGAGCTGGGCCAGAACGCCGAGAAGAACAATTCGCAGAATGGAAACGACTCTCAATAA
- the larE gene encoding ATP-dependent sacrificial sulfur transferase LarE, which translates to MTLQDKHNQLRAQIGAMPGALVAFSGGVDSTLVLAVAHAELGERALAVTGRSPSVPERELNASRDLAAHIGAEHVILDTAEIHSPDYTANPANRCYFCKSELYGHLKRVAAERRIPYILNGTNTDDLGDHRPGLVAADEAQVISPLSDSGLSKQDVRDLSQQLGLPTWDKPAMACLASRVPYGQEVTREKLGMIEQAEDFLIGLGFRQLRVRHHGDVARIEVPQDDLPMLLDPQQARRIETRFRELGFQYVTVDILGFRSGSLNEVLR; encoded by the coding sequence ATGACCTTACAGGACAAACACAACCAACTGCGTGCGCAGATCGGCGCCATGCCGGGAGCCCTTGTGGCGTTTTCCGGCGGCGTGGACAGCACACTGGTGCTCGCCGTGGCACACGCCGAGCTGGGCGAACGCGCACTGGCCGTCACCGGCCGCTCGCCGAGCGTGCCCGAACGCGAACTGAATGCATCGCGGGACTTGGCCGCGCACATCGGCGCGGAACATGTGATCCTCGACACGGCGGAAATCCATTCGCCCGACTACACCGCCAACCCGGCGAACCGCTGTTACTTCTGCAAATCGGAATTGTACGGCCATCTGAAACGCGTTGCCGCCGAACGCAGGATTCCTTACATTCTGAATGGCACCAACACCGACGATCTGGGGGATCACCGTCCAGGACTGGTGGCGGCGGACGAGGCGCAGGTGATCAGTCCGCTGTCCGACTCAGGGCTTAGCAAGCAGGACGTGCGCGACTTGTCGCAACAACTGGGCCTGCCCACGTGGGACAAGCCGGCGATGGCCTGCCTCGCTTCGCGCGTGCCGTATGGGCAGGAGGTGACGCGGGAAAAACTGGGAATGATCGAACAGGCGGAAGATTTTCTGATCGGCCTGGGATTCCGCCAACTCCGGGTGCGGCATCATGGCGACGTCGCCCGCATCGAAGTGCCGCAGGACGACCTGCCGATGCTGCTGGACCCGCAACAGGCGCGCCGCATCGAAACCCGTTTCCGCGAACTCGGATTTCAATACGTCACCGTCGATATCCTCGGTTTCCGCTCCGGAAGCCTGAACGAAGTCCTGCGTTGA
- a CDS encoding SprT-like domain-containing protein has product MTAIATHTPTHTIKPGTVVLGEGRFSSAEAYRALFRVKKAGFEFLGQVNVQLDADGVRFEMFNANYFELFEAEPEAVMETLARHVLNQVLGRDTLNDRFRDIIHSRLEESILQPLVAEEEPEAETDPRDLQGILERLNAEYFGGQVDAVIEWSKETKLTNRRSVRFGSYDSKKKLIRIHPRLKQDFVPVSVLELTVFHEMCHQAVPPVRGNGQWKSHHKAFKAREKEYKHYREAMQWEKKHWAKLLAPSPSE; this is encoded by the coding sequence ATGACCGCAATCGCAACGCACACTCCGACGCACACCATCAAACCCGGCACCGTGGTTCTGGGAGAAGGCCGGTTTTCCAGCGCCGAGGCCTACCGCGCCCTGTTCCGCGTGAAAAAAGCCGGCTTCGAGTTTCTCGGCCAGGTGAATGTGCAACTGGACGCGGACGGCGTCCGCTTCGAAATGTTCAACGCCAACTACTTCGAGCTGTTTGAAGCCGAGCCCGAAGCGGTGATGGAAACGCTGGCGCGGCACGTGCTGAACCAGGTGCTGGGACGCGACACGCTCAACGACCGATTCCGCGACATCATTCATTCCCGGCTGGAAGAATCGATTCTGCAACCGCTCGTTGCCGAGGAAGAGCCGGAAGCGGAGACCGATCCGCGCGACTTGCAGGGCATTCTGGAGCGGCTGAACGCAGAGTATTTCGGCGGGCAGGTGGACGCGGTCATCGAGTGGTCCAAAGAAACGAAACTCACCAACCGCCGTTCCGTGCGGTTCGGATCTTACGATTCCAAAAAGAAACTGATCCGCATCCATCCCCGGTTGAAACAGGATTTTGTTCCGGTATCGGTGCTGGAGTTGACCGTGTTTCACGAGATGTGCCATCAGGCCGTTCCGCCGGTGCGCGGCAACGGTCAGTGGAAAAGTCATCACAAAGCATTCAAGGCCAGGGAAAAAGAGTACAAGCACTACAGGGAAGCGATGCAGTGGGAAAAGAAACACTGGGCCAAGCTGCTCGCCCCCTCCCCATCCGAATAG